Proteins encoded by one window of Candidatus Obscuribacterales bacterium:
- a CDS encoding response regulator, translating into MPEFLKHIFSHDFMPHGYCLQWNSGLVPILITANIAIAVAYYAIPAALFFFVRNRRDLAFSWIFALFGAFILACGTTHLVFVLNIFKGYYWLEALVDSFTAVISIITAIVLWPLIPKALSLPSPKELKETNEELILLNTRYMNLNAELSEVNKQLTSARDQAIESSKLKSWFLANISHELRTPLSAALGMNELLLHTGLTTDQKSFAESVQSSGQALLSLVNDLLDLSKIEAGKVTIESVPVDIDDLSRECLGLFEVPAKNKRLKLKCYVDPRVPRRLFGDPARIKQVLVNLVGNAVKFTDKGEVTLQVVIRADHSDYMDVEFTIIDTGIGLSTEERDQIFKPFAQVDQSTSRRYGGAGLGLTISKHLVELMGGSIGVSSSKQRGSSFWFTVPMHLAPESAVMGGPDDKMAVLAGKLLGNVLVVEDDSLLQQLTVTQLSHLGLKRHVVDDGLEALAEIKRNKYDLILMDCHLPLMDGYEATQRIREMEKQTGEHITIVAMTAGAMPGDYERCQQSGMDDYLSKPYTLKQLREKLAKYLPTSDVESARESKVMSGESKERADASASAGGLESKELLNFLRIKQIAPPDKVPMLLSLYISSVKTSLLTIEKCVAEKDSKEIAAQAHKILGSSRTIDAYEMVEITTQLYSAAKADDWNEIPRLVNALQKALDSVSVEIENAMRSC; encoded by the coding sequence ATGCCGGAGTTCCTCAAGCACATATTCAGTCATGATTTCATGCCCCATGGATACTGTCTGCAATGGAATTCAGGACTCGTGCCGATATTGATCACAGCAAACATAGCCATTGCTGTTGCTTACTATGCAATTCCAGCAGCGTTATTTTTCTTTGTGCGCAACAGGAGAGACCTGGCGTTTTCCTGGATATTTGCTTTATTTGGAGCATTTATTCTTGCTTGCGGCACAACGCACTTAGTCTTTGTTTTAAATATCTTCAAGGGCTATTATTGGTTAGAAGCTCTCGTCGATAGCTTTACGGCAGTTATTTCCATAATTACAGCCATAGTACTCTGGCCGTTGATACCGAAAGCCTTGTCATTGCCAAGCCCAAAAGAGTTAAAGGAAACCAATGAAGAGTTGATACTTCTCAATACTCGCTATATGAATCTGAACGCCGAACTTTCGGAAGTCAACAAACAACTAACAAGCGCGCGCGACCAGGCAATTGAGTCTTCAAAATTAAAGAGCTGGTTTTTGGCCAATATAAGTCACGAATTACGCACACCGCTAAGTGCAGCACTGGGCATGAACGAGCTCTTGTTACATACGGGACTAACGACAGATCAAAAGTCCTTTGCCGAAAGCGTCCAGTCTTCAGGGCAGGCACTGTTGTCGCTTGTAAATGATTTATTGGATTTATCGAAGATCGAAGCTGGAAAAGTTACCATCGAATCGGTTCCTGTTGATATTGATGATTTATCACGCGAGTGCTTGGGACTCTTTGAAGTTCCAGCGAAAAACAAACGCCTCAAACTCAAATGCTACGTCGACCCGCGTGTGCCTCGTCGTCTCTTTGGAGATCCTGCACGTATCAAACAGGTGCTTGTAAATCTGGTCGGCAATGCCGTGAAATTCACAGACAAAGGTGAAGTCACATTGCAAGTCGTCATCCGCGCTGATCATTCAGACTATATGGATGTAGAATTCACAATCATCGATACAGGCATTGGTCTGTCGACTGAAGAACGTGATCAAATCTTCAAACCTTTTGCGCAAGTTGATCAGTCAACATCGCGCAGATATGGTGGAGCCGGATTGGGCTTGACGATAAGCAAACACTTAGTTGAACTTATGGGCGGCAGCATTGGTGTCAGCAGCAGCAAACAACGTGGATCTTCTTTCTGGTTTACCGTGCCTATGCACTTGGCTCCCGAGTCTGCCGTCATGGGCGGACCAGACGACAAAATGGCAGTCTTAGCCGGCAAACTCTTAGGCAATGTCCTTGTTGTAGAAGACGATTCGCTGTTGCAGCAGCTTACGGTAACGCAATTAAGTCATCTTGGTTTAAAGAGGCATGTCGTAGATGACGGACTGGAAGCACTTGCCGAAATTAAGCGCAATAAGTACGACCTTATCCTTATGGATTGCCACTTACCTTTAATGGATGGTTATGAGGCAACACAACGAATTCGCGAAATGGAAAAACAAACCGGAGAACACATAACGATTGTCGCTATGACTGCCGGAGCCATGCCTGGAGACTATGAACGCTGCCAACAATCCGGAATGGACGATTATCTAAGCAAGCCTTATACCCTAAAACAACTGAGAGAAAAGCTAGCAAAATACTTGCCGACTTCAGATGTAGAATCTGCCCGCGAATCCAAAGTTATGAGTGGTGAGTCGAAAGAACGCGCTGATGCGTCGGCTTCAGCAGGTGGTCTGGAGTCTAAGGAACTCCTTAACTTCTTGCGCATAAAACAAATCGCGCCGCCGGACAAAGTACCAATGCTCTTGTCACTATACATAAGTTCAGTGAAAACATCTTTACTAACGATAGAAAAATGTGTCGCTGAAAAAGACAGCAAAGAAATAGCCGCACAAGCTCACAAGATACTTGGTAGTTCAAGAACAATTGATGCCTATGAAATGGTTGAAATTACAACGCAACTCTATTCAGCAGCCAAAGCAGATGACTGGAATGAAATACCCCGTCTTGTGAACGCGCTGCAAAAAGCACTCGACTCTGTGTCCGTCGAAATTGAAAACGCGATGCGCTCTTGCTAG
- a CDS encoding response regulator, translating to MEAFDARQFQKWLHNTTDRNLKDAIYYVLAANKKLTENDPDRDERLIDKKLLESNELGLDDPQMQIIHKVIATNDTTPPGILDFLGSVADESVRLRVAENKNSPADTLNKLAQDECVEVRVAVAENCSTTAEIMSILSNDECADVRYAVAENPETPQEILINLEEDDNPYVAHRAQQTIQKTEPIRNPARLMKVSTVLIVDDDHFIRALLKEQICSDPTFTVIGEASNGLDGLDQVLHLKPDIVLMDIGLPMLNGVASTQHIKAEIPKVKVLMVTSRDDDADIIGAIEAGADGYLLKSGSSDNLLTALHQLASNNSWIDPGVASTVLRQCIRQPNVKSAPLQLPATAPQPVNAAITVVFDMASKATKEGKWDVARTLCQAALQIAEAAKDVAPQEISQLLSKLADTCYTHEDYKASESLYLKALEVRQTQLDETDPKLDNYVTFLAKLYESAGNNQQAELYYSWSLRIREQSGDQGLITEAQERLENVMTPHKEG from the coding sequence CGACCCGGACCGCGACGAAAGACTTATCGACAAGAAGTTATTGGAATCGAATGAATTGGGATTAGATGATCCCCAAATGCAAATTATCCACAAGGTGATTGCAACTAATGACACAACACCACCAGGAATTCTAGATTTCCTCGGCAGTGTTGCCGACGAATCAGTTCGCCTACGTGTGGCGGAAAACAAGAACAGTCCGGCAGACACATTAAACAAGCTCGCTCAAGATGAATGTGTAGAAGTTCGCGTAGCTGTCGCCGAGAATTGTAGTACAACCGCCGAAATCATGAGCATATTGAGCAACGACGAATGCGCCGATGTCCGCTACGCTGTTGCTGAAAATCCGGAAACCCCTCAAGAGATACTAATAAACCTTGAAGAGGATGACAATCCATATGTAGCCCATCGCGCACAACAGACAATACAAAAGACAGAACCAATTAGAAATCCGGCTCGATTAATGAAAGTCTCTACTGTTTTAATTGTGGACGATGATCACTTCATAAGAGCCCTACTTAAAGAACAAATCTGTTCAGATCCGACATTCACTGTCATAGGTGAAGCAAGTAATGGTCTTGATGGATTGGATCAGGTTTTGCATTTGAAACCGGACATTGTTCTCATGGATATTGGACTGCCGATGCTCAATGGTGTAGCCAGCACGCAACACATTAAGGCGGAAATACCCAAAGTTAAAGTACTAATGGTTACGAGTCGCGATGACGATGCCGATATCATCGGCGCGATAGAGGCCGGAGCTGACGGCTATCTTCTAAAGTCCGGCTCTTCAGACAATTTATTGACCGCCCTTCACCAGCTGGCTTCCAACAACAGTTGGATCGATCCTGGAGTAGCAAGTACAGTCTTACGCCAGTGCATTCGTCAGCCGAATGTTAAATCGGCACCATTGCAGCTCCCAGCAACAGCCCCACAGCCAGTGAATGCAGCAATTACAGTTGTCTTTGATATGGCATCGAAAGCAACCAAAGAAGGCAAATGGGACGTTGCTCGCACACTTTGCCAGGCAGCTTTGCAAATTGCGGAAGCCGCTAAGGATGTGGCGCCTCAAGAAATATCACAGCTACTCTCGAAATTAGCCGACACCTGTTACACTCACGAGGATTACAAAGCATCGGAATCGTTGTATCTAAAAGCACTGGAAGTACGCCAGACGCAACTAGATGAAACTGATCCAAAGCTAGACAATTACGTAACATTCCTAGCGAAACTGTACGAATCTGCAGGCAACAATCAACAAGCAGAGCTTTATTACTCCTGGTCACTGAGAATTCGTGAACAATCAGGAGATCAGGGATTAATAACGGAAGCACAGGAACGACTAGAGAATGTGATGACACCACACAAAGAAGGCTAG